A stretch of Enterobacter cloacae complex sp. ECNIH7 DNA encodes these proteins:
- the pilL2 gene encoding PFGI-1 class ICE element type IV pilus protein PilL2: MVKINLQTRYRLGAITLCLLAAGCTDFSSRSGPMSRLQGSPRVQDLYQNRSPEVVRYDRYTLASTLPVDAQRDPLNQIIDIRMPLQMVNTIGEGMRYVMLESGYSLCSGEPGVFSELFVKPLPAVQRSIGPVKLGDALQILAGPAWRMRVDDLNREICFVLRDEYRHLALSTTGPLQASVASQGTGKSASTGTLLNSSKGLSGTGNNSYPLPPARPESSILSPGTPKVTSQAVSPLSVATTAKTPRNPFSASEPGEKSKVPVQKTQASPAAKLTSGKVKPSTELAPAPAPAPSALSVASTPLNKAALGVPLTPSGAVKPGGTVQNSNPPSTVISPTAPVSGKTVFTPGALLSSLPDGQAWTAQAGTTLKETLIQWATSVRCESGSSPTWVVIWPTPVNYRIDVPFTLRGNFESVIVQLFRLYRPAEKPLYAAPNRLQCLVFVDDKPIQDGK, encoded by the coding sequence ATGGTAAAAATAAACCTGCAGACACGTTATCGGCTTGGGGCCATCACGCTATGTCTGCTTGCCGCTGGCTGCACAGACTTTAGTTCTCGCTCTGGACCCATGAGCAGGCTTCAGGGCTCTCCCCGTGTTCAGGATCTTTATCAAAACCGTTCCCCTGAAGTTGTTCGTTACGATCGTTACACACTTGCCAGTACGCTACCTGTAGATGCTCAGCGTGACCCACTGAATCAGATTATCGATATCAGGATGCCTTTGCAGATGGTGAATACGATTGGGGAAGGTATGCGATACGTGATGCTTGAATCAGGTTATTCACTGTGTTCAGGCGAACCGGGTGTATTCTCTGAATTGTTCGTTAAACCATTACCGGCTGTGCAGCGTTCAATAGGACCTGTGAAGCTTGGAGATGCTTTACAAATCCTGGCCGGGCCTGCCTGGCGTATGCGCGTAGATGACCTGAATCGAGAAATTTGTTTCGTTCTGCGTGATGAATACCGACATCTTGCCCTCTCAACAACAGGTCCCTTGCAGGCGAGTGTAGCAAGTCAGGGAACAGGGAAATCGGCTTCTACAGGTACACTACTTAACAGTTCTAAGGGACTTTCTGGTACTGGAAATAACAGCTATCCGTTGCCCCCGGCTCGGCCGGAAAGTTCCATTTTGTCACCAGGGACACCAAAAGTTACCTCTCAAGCTGTTTCTCCTTTATCTGTTGCAACGACAGCAAAAACACCTCGTAACCCGTTCTCTGCCAGCGAGCCTGGGGAAAAATCTAAGGTTCCGGTGCAGAAAACACAGGCAAGTCCCGCAGCTAAGTTAACATCTGGCAAGGTAAAACCATCAACAGAGTTGGCTCCTGCGCCTGCGCCTGCGCCGTCAGCATTGTCAGTTGCGTCAACACCTCTGAATAAAGCTGCTCTTGGTGTGCCTTTAACTCCATCTGGTGCAGTGAAACCAGGTGGAACAGTTCAGAACAGTAATCCACCTTCCACTGTTATCTCTCCTACTGCTCCGGTCAGCGGAAAAACTGTTTTCACTCCGGGAGCATTGCTTTCCTCGTTACCAGACGGACAGGCCTGGACCGCGCAGGCAGGCACTACGTTAAAAGAGACTCTGATCCAATGGGCTACATCGGTTCGCTGTGAGAGTGGCAGTAGTCCTACCTGGGTAGTTATCTGGCCAACGCCTGTGAACTACCGCATCGATGTACCATTTACGCTGCGCGGTAATTTCGAGTCGGTTATCGTGCAGCTGTTTAGGTTATATCGCCCTGCAGAAAAACCCCTCTATGCAGCACCAAATCGTCTTCAGTGCCTGGTATTCGTGGACGATAAGCCGATTCAGGACGGGAAATGA
- a CDS encoding metal ABC transporter ATP-binding protein — MIELQELSVGYNHSPVTSIISGHIAVGSMTAIVGENGCGKSTLLKTLAGFLPPVNGHIIWPHGRPDTGWLAQRNTLESDFPIVVQDVVSMGLWPRVSLFRSIRRSERLRIAAALERVGLLHLAKSPIETLSGGQFQRMLFARVWLQQAPLIMLDEPLTGVDENTSHVLMSLIEEMHQRGQTILAVLHDTTRVQRYFPSVLRLESERSYWQTQVHKECVS, encoded by the coding sequence ATGATTGAGCTTCAGGAACTCAGCGTCGGTTATAACCATTCTCCCGTGACATCCATCATCAGTGGACATATTGCAGTTGGCAGCATGACTGCAATCGTCGGTGAAAATGGGTGCGGCAAATCGACGTTACTCAAAACTCTGGCCGGTTTTCTCCCTCCTGTGAATGGCCATATTATCTGGCCACACGGGCGTCCGGACACGGGATGGCTTGCCCAGCGAAATACCCTGGAGTCCGATTTCCCGATAGTCGTCCAGGATGTAGTGAGCATGGGGCTCTGGCCGCGAGTGTCACTTTTTCGCAGTATCCGCCGCAGCGAGCGCTTGCGAATTGCGGCCGCACTTGAGCGTGTGGGGTTGCTGCATCTCGCAAAAAGCCCTATTGAGACGCTTTCAGGTGGGCAATTTCAGAGAATGCTTTTTGCCAGAGTCTGGTTACAGCAGGCTCCATTGATCATGCTGGATGAACCGTTGACCGGGGTAGATGAAAACACCAGTCATGTCCTGATGTCATTGATCGAAGAAATGCATCAACGGGGACAAACGATTCTGGCCGTTCTGCACGATACCACGCGGGTGCAGCGCTATTTTCCTTCTGTATTGCGTCTGGAAAGTGAGCGCAGCTACTGGCAAACGCAAGTGCACAAGGAGTGTGTGTCATGA
- a CDS encoding metal ABC transporter permease, whose amino-acid sequence MTLHFLIQPFIEYGFMRRALVACLALSLSTTTLGVFLFLRRMSLVGDALSHAILPGVAIGYLLSGMSLFAMATGGFIAGIVVALVAGWVSRQTPLKEDASFAGLYLGSLALGVTLVSLHGSSVDLLHLLFGSILAVDRASLIFVAAVATLTLLSLAVCYRGLVSEVFDSTWLEVNKKRLPTLFHTLFLGLLVLNLVAGFQVLGTLMVVGVMMLPAVAARCWMQTLPGILLLAGVVGVLCSWLGLSISWAIALPAGPSVVLCASIFFFFSILFGGRSRLVVTLLRHFFGKE is encoded by the coding sequence ATGACGTTACATTTCCTTATTCAGCCTTTTATTGAATATGGCTTTATGCGTCGGGCGCTTGTGGCGTGTCTGGCGCTGTCGCTTAGCACTACCACACTGGGCGTTTTCTTATTTCTCCGGCGAATGAGCCTGGTGGGTGATGCGTTGTCACACGCTATTTTGCCCGGCGTAGCCATTGGTTATCTGCTCAGTGGCATGTCGCTGTTTGCAATGGCGACAGGGGGATTTATCGCCGGTATTGTTGTTGCACTGGTAGCCGGATGGGTCAGCAGGCAAACGCCGCTTAAGGAAGATGCCAGCTTTGCCGGATTATATCTTGGCTCGCTGGCGCTCGGTGTCACGCTGGTGTCGTTACACGGATCCAGCGTGGACCTGCTGCATCTTCTCTTCGGCTCGATTCTGGCGGTCGACCGGGCGTCCCTAATTTTCGTCGCTGCGGTAGCGACACTAACCCTGCTTAGTCTGGCGGTATGCTACCGGGGACTGGTGAGCGAGGTATTTGACAGTACGTGGCTTGAGGTCAATAAAAAGCGCCTGCCCACTCTGTTTCACACGCTGTTTCTGGGTCTTCTGGTTCTCAATCTGGTGGCGGGTTTTCAGGTGCTCGGCACGCTGATGGTTGTCGGTGTGATGATGCTGCCAGCGGTTGCTGCACGATGCTGGATGCAAACTTTACCAGGAATTCTACTGCTGGCAGGTGTGGTGGGTGTCCTGTGCTCGTGGCTTGGGCTCAGTATTTCCTGGGCTATCGCGTTACCCGCAGGGCCATCTGTCGTGCTCTGTGCCAGTATCTTTTTCTTTTTTTCTATTTTATTTGGCGGGCGTAGCAGACTGGTTGTCACTCTGTTGCGCCATTTTTTTGGTAAGGAGTGA
- a CDS encoding metal ABC transporter substrate-binding protein, whose amino-acid sequence MKRTALFLALSMGFMAHSASAKTINVVTSFSILGDMVQQVGGEHVSVKALVGPDGDPHTFEPSPQDSAAIASADIVVVNGLGLEGRLDRLIKASGFKGTLIVASEGVKTHTMDEDGETVVDPHAWNSAANGAQYAQNIVNGLISADPEDKEALRKSGEDYIAQLKALDDWAKNRFSGIPEAKRIVLTSHDTFGYFSRAYNVRFLSAQGLSSESEASAKDVAELIEQIKADHVTTWFMENQLDPRLVKQIARATGAKPGGELYPEALSPKGGPADTYTKAFRHNVDTIADSMK is encoded by the coding sequence ATGAAACGTACAGCACTTTTTCTGGCACTCAGTATGGGGTTCATGGCGCACAGCGCCAGCGCGAAAACCATTAATGTGGTCACCAGCTTTTCCATTCTTGGCGATATGGTGCAACAAGTGGGAGGAGAGCACGTTAGCGTGAAAGCGCTTGTCGGGCCTGACGGCGATCCGCATACCTTTGAACCATCACCGCAGGATAGCGCCGCTATCGCCAGCGCGGATATTGTAGTAGTCAACGGTCTGGGGCTGGAAGGCAGGCTGGACAGACTCATTAAGGCGTCAGGCTTCAAAGGCACACTGATCGTCGCCTCTGAGGGTGTTAAAACGCATACTATGGATGAGGATGGTGAAACCGTGGTTGATCCTCATGCCTGGAACAGCGCGGCGAATGGCGCACAGTATGCACAGAACATCGTGAATGGGCTTATCAGTGCAGATCCTGAAGATAAGGAGGCGTTGAGAAAATCCGGTGAGGACTATATTGCGCAGTTGAAAGCACTTGATGACTGGGCGAAAAACCGTTTCAGTGGTATTCCTGAAGCAAAACGCATTGTCCTGACCAGCCACGACACGTTTGGTTACTTTAGCCGCGCATATAACGTCCGTTTCCTCTCGGCGCAAGGCCTTTCCTCTGAAAGCGAAGCCAGTGCAAAAGATGTTGCCGAGTTAATTGAACAGATTAAAGCGGATCATGTTACAACCTGGTTCATGGAAAATCAGCTCGACCCGCGTCTGGTCAAACAAATCGCCAGGGCAACCGGTGCGAAGCCTGGTGGTGAGTTGTACCCTGAAGCGCTCTCACCAAAAGGTGGCCCGGCGGATACTTATACGAAAGCGTTCAGACATAATGTTGATACCATCGCTGACAGTATGAAGTAA
- a CDS encoding DUF2442 domain-containing protein — translation MTISAKNVRFDETTMWVELNDGRVMGVPIAWFPRLLNATDKERNDYELSKRGIHWDNLDEDISVDGLLAGRGDVTHVPHRVA, via the coding sequence ATGACTATTTCAGCTAAAAATGTACGATTTGATGAGACCACCATGTGGGTCGAATTAAACGATGGCAGGGTGATGGGCGTACCAATCGCCTGGTTTCCTCGTCTGCTGAATGCCACAGACAAAGAACGTAATGACTATGAACTGAGTAAACGTGGTATTCACTGGGATAATCTCGATGAGGATATCTCAGTCGATGGCTTGCTCGCTGGCCGTGGTGACGTGACCCATGTTCCACATCGCGTAGCCTGA
- a CDS encoding DUF4160 domain-containing protein, with translation MPVILRINGFKFFFYSNEGNPLEPAHIHVRNADGEAKFWLEDEVKLSRNDGFDARTLKELTKMVQHNQTMFVEAWNDYFS, from the coding sequence ATGCCAGTTATACTGAGAATTAACGGATTCAAATTTTTCTTTTACTCGAACGAGGGAAATCCTCTAGAACCCGCTCATATTCATGTCCGTAACGCTGATGGTGAAGCGAAATTCTGGCTTGAAGATGAAGTTAAACTGAGCAGGAACGATGGCTTCGATGCCCGGACTCTTAAAGAGTTGACTAAGATGGTTCAACATAACCAGACGATGTTTGTGGAGGCCTGGAATGACTATTTCAGCTAA
- a CDS encoding single-stranded DNA-binding protein — translation MASRGINKVILVGHLGQDPEVRYMPNSTAVTGFSIATSESWRDKQSGEMKENTEWHRVVLFGKLAEIAGEYLKKGSQVYIEGHLRTRKWTDNGGVERWTTEVVVGVNGTMQMLGSRNAPAGTGNAQQPGSAQGGWGQPQQPQPQQSAAPHNPANEPPMDFDDDIPFLGHGYGICRKAIYAIS, via the coding sequence ATGGCAAGTCGCGGAATTAACAAAGTTATTCTCGTTGGCCATCTCGGTCAGGACCCCGAAGTACGTTATATGCCCAATAGCACAGCTGTTACAGGGTTCAGTATTGCAACGTCGGAGTCATGGCGTGATAAACAAAGCGGTGAAATGAAGGAAAACACTGAGTGGCATCGCGTTGTGTTGTTTGGCAAACTCGCCGAAATAGCCGGTGAATATCTGAAAAAAGGTTCACAGGTATACATTGAAGGCCATCTGCGGACCCGCAAATGGACTGATAATGGCGGGGTTGAACGCTGGACAACAGAAGTTGTGGTTGGTGTGAACGGTACGATGCAGATGCTGGGTAGTCGTAATGCTCCAGCAGGTACCGGTAATGCTCAGCAGCCTGGGTCGGCGCAAGGAGGTTGGGGGCAGCCTCAGCAGCCTCAGCCTCAGCAGTCAGCTGCGCCACACAATCCTGCTAATGAACCTCCGATGGATTTTGATGATGACATACCGTTTCTGGGGCATGGTTATGGGATCTGCCGAAAAGCGATCTACGCCATTTCCTGA
- a CDS encoding STY4534 family ICE replication protein: MTATTTASSSTTSSSASQKKEYFNLNVSGIGYLSSIRRVQGQNGEFTCAVINALTGPTDNASYTRFDVTVAGPEATKLINRCQKAVDEEEKVLLGFVLSGLKADVFTLQSGEHSGESRPSLKARLIKVEFIKKGQEVVYTAPNASQTPEQGSAAPKDYDPNSF; this comes from the coding sequence ATGACTGCTACTACAACTGCATCTTCTTCCACCACCTCTTCCTCTGCCAGCCAGAAAAAAGAGTATTTCAATCTTAACGTAAGCGGTATCGGCTACCTGAGCTCGATTCGTCGTGTACAGGGCCAAAACGGTGAATTTACCTGCGCTGTCATTAATGCCCTGACTGGTCCTACCGACAATGCGTCATACACTCGTTTCGATGTCACTGTTGCGGGCCCAGAGGCTACAAAACTCATCAACCGCTGCCAGAAGGCCGTGGATGAAGAGGAAAAAGTATTGCTGGGGTTTGTGCTGAGCGGCCTGAAAGCTGACGTGTTTACCCTTCAGTCGGGTGAACATTCCGGTGAATCCAGACCTTCTCTGAAGGCTCGCCTGATTAAGGTCGAGTTCATTAAGAAAGGCCAGGAAGTCGTTTACACAGCGCCAAATGCATCTCAAACCCCGGAACAAGGTTCTGCGGCTCCTAAAGACTACGATCCGAACTCGTTTTAA
- a CDS encoding DNA topoisomerase III — protein sequence MRLFICEKPSQGRDLANVLGATRRGDGFLTGPGVTVTWAVGHLLETAPPEAYGQQYGKPWSLSALPILPSPWQVVVKKETQSQFKVIERLLRQVDDVVISTDADREGEVIARELLEYCRWDGPVQRLWLSALDEMSIRAALQDLRPGAETLGMYHAGLGRARADWLIGMNLSRLYTLLAVQSGFDGVISVGRVQTPTLALVVRRDREIATFIPKPFWQVKALLSAGGRTFPAQWVPAKVYTDEEKRCVHQNIAQQVAHLCRQAGAATVTECETKREKAAAPLAFSLGTLQQACGLLWDMSPQQVLDTAQSLYEKHKATTYPRTDCGYLPESMREEIPSVLSAIGLSDPECSSLLSGLNTSFVSRIWNDKKITAHHGIIPTRNAFKFSALSEAERRVYTLIRRNYLAQFLPLHESDITRLQFDIGGQLFRTTGRTEIVMGWKVLFSKEEEDSPGDDDLSIELPPLRKGDRCGVNGAEVVQQMTRPPAHYTFATLIGAMMNASAFVTDIALRKVLKDNAGLGTEATRAGIVEQLLNRRFIVRKGKQLRATDLGADVIDALPSQLTDPGMTALWEQALDEVAEGRLTLNDFLQRQVGWTRNLVSMGGQQRVSIRIPPTPSCPLCGGKTRLKKGQKGDFWGCTRYPDCKGIINNDTQKRKSARSSKAVKPKNN from the coding sequence ATGCGGTTGTTTATCTGCGAAAAGCCCTCACAGGGGCGAGATCTTGCGAATGTTTTGGGTGCCACCCGACGTGGCGACGGTTTTCTAACTGGCCCTGGCGTCACTGTTACCTGGGCAGTAGGGCATTTGCTGGAGACCGCACCGCCTGAAGCATACGGTCAACAGTATGGCAAACCATGGTCGCTCTCTGCTCTGCCGATCCTGCCTTCCCCATGGCAGGTGGTGGTAAAAAAGGAGACGCAGTCTCAGTTCAAGGTTATTGAGCGGCTGCTGCGCCAGGTCGATGATGTGGTTATCTCCACTGATGCGGACCGGGAAGGAGAAGTAATTGCCCGTGAATTGCTGGAATACTGCCGCTGGGACGGTCCTGTACAGCGGCTTTGGCTTTCTGCCCTTGATGAAATGAGCATCCGTGCAGCTCTCCAGGATCTGCGACCGGGTGCCGAAACTCTTGGAATGTATCATGCTGGACTTGGTCGCGCTCGTGCCGACTGGCTCATTGGAATGAATCTGTCCCGTCTGTATACACTGCTTGCAGTACAGTCAGGATTCGACGGTGTGATTTCTGTCGGGCGGGTGCAAACTCCCACTCTGGCACTGGTTGTCCGACGTGATCGGGAGATAGCGACATTCATCCCTAAACCTTTCTGGCAGGTTAAGGCGCTTCTGAGTGCGGGAGGGAGAACTTTTCCGGCGCAATGGGTACCTGCAAAGGTTTATACCGACGAAGAAAAACGCTGTGTACACCAAAATATAGCGCAGCAGGTAGCGCATCTTTGCCGGCAGGCTGGAGCAGCGACCGTAACAGAATGTGAGACGAAGCGTGAAAAAGCGGCAGCACCGCTGGCTTTTTCGCTCGGCACTTTACAACAGGCCTGTGGCCTGCTCTGGGATATGTCACCCCAGCAGGTGCTTGACACTGCACAGAGCCTCTATGAGAAACACAAGGCAACCACTTATCCACGAACTGATTGTGGATACCTTCCTGAGTCTATGCGTGAGGAAATCCCCTCGGTTCTTTCCGCTATTGGTCTGTCTGATCCAGAGTGTAGTTCTCTTCTTTCAGGTCTAAATACTTCGTTTGTTTCGCGTATATGGAACGACAAAAAAATCACAGCTCACCATGGCATTATCCCTACCCGAAACGCGTTTAAGTTTTCTGCGTTAAGTGAGGCAGAGCGAAGGGTATACACCCTTATCCGCCGAAATTATCTGGCACAATTTCTTCCCCTGCACGAATCTGATATTACTCGTCTGCAGTTTGACATTGGCGGGCAACTGTTCCGCACAACAGGAAGGACGGAGATTGTAATGGGCTGGAAGGTCCTTTTCAGTAAGGAGGAAGAGGATAGTCCAGGGGATGATGATCTCAGTATTGAACTTCCTCCTCTCAGGAAGGGTGACCGTTGCGGAGTAAACGGTGCAGAGGTCGTGCAGCAAATGACTCGTCCGCCGGCTCACTATACTTTCGCAACACTCATCGGCGCTATGATGAACGCGTCAGCGTTTGTTACCGATATTGCTCTTCGTAAGGTACTGAAGGACAACGCCGGATTAGGCACGGAAGCCACCCGTGCTGGTATCGTTGAGCAACTGCTGAACCGCAGATTTATTGTGCGCAAAGGTAAGCAGCTTCGCGCGACTGATCTTGGTGCTGATGTCATTGATGCTCTGCCCTCGCAGTTAACCGACCCGGGAATGACTGCACTTTGGGAACAGGCTCTGGATGAAGTAGCAGAAGGACGCCTTACCCTGAATGATTTTTTGCAGCGACAGGTCGGATGGACCCGTAACCTTGTCAGCATGGGAGGACAGCAGCGGGTGAGCATTAGAATACCACCCACACCATCGTGCCCTTTATGTGGGGGGAAAACTCGCCTAAAAAAAGGACAGAAAGGAGATTTTTGGGGGTGTACTCGTTATCCTGATTGCAAAGGAATCATCAACAACGACACCCAGAAACGTAAAAGCGCGCGTAGCTCTAAGGCTGTAAAACCAAAGAATAATTAA
- a CDS encoding PFL_4669 family integrating conjugative element protein: MAEKNEKRTGALQSEMTIALHTNYAIGLWQGRQPEKQDGEKPARHGIIGMPQFFHRATLINQDSLRNNPWADVAMFNLEEKIKVASDSMTALIQQLDAEMSMLPPGITLTEVASVEPLDIQVFTRTPLGYRCVFLLVGFDQFAKKALQASHYGLITRSRRDHHLSEGGRLIRQVYGSVLSYRRIDATRFDAVENNETWKQACEVAGEPDLSVLLGEKRSAFSPPVNESSVNLLRMRYRAA; encoded by the coding sequence ATGGCAGAAAAAAATGAGAAAAGAACTGGTGCGCTGCAGTCTGAAATGACGATCGCACTGCATACGAATTACGCAATCGGGCTATGGCAAGGGCGTCAGCCTGAAAAACAGGACGGTGAAAAGCCTGCAAGGCATGGAATTATCGGTATGCCTCAGTTTTTCCACCGTGCGACTCTGATTAACCAGGATTCCCTGCGCAATAATCCATGGGCTGATGTTGCTATGTTTAACCTGGAAGAAAAGATCAAGGTTGCATCAGATTCTATGACTGCTTTGATTCAGCAACTTGATGCTGAGATGTCAATGTTGCCGCCTGGTATTACATTGACAGAAGTTGCATCTGTTGAGCCACTCGATATCCAGGTATTTACACGAACCCCTCTGGGTTACAGGTGTGTGTTTCTGTTAGTAGGATTCGATCAGTTTGCGAAAAAGGCACTACAGGCATCGCATTATGGATTAATTACACGTTCTCGCCGTGATCATCATCTTAGCGAAGGTGGCAGATTAATTCGTCAGGTCTATGGCTCTGTTTTATCTTATCGCCGTATTGATGCTACCCGGTTTGATGCTGTGGAAAACAACGAAACATGGAAACAAGCATGCGAGGTGGCGGGAGAGCCAGATTTGTCTGTTCTTCTTGGTGAAAAGCGCTCAGCTTTCTCACCGCCGGTTAATGAATCGAGCGTAAACCTGCTTCGTATGCGATATCGGGCTGCCTGA
- a CDS encoding STY4528 family pathogenicity island replication protein — translation MTIPADSIVAHTLSRMQRSLERRTDTGDVGQERSGLLFMGNVHDAFPRQLFLDTRLSPLDKTAWVMIRLYAQQNEGAVFPTYDELQVQLASAHSEKASRDTVSRVLLMLRLTGWLSLCKRVRDDHGRVRGNIYAQHDEPLGYRDAETFDPGWLTLVEESCLSRNKAVRMTALAVVNDILHDPGMRHRHSRLAIIESRLSAPATPEQMARQRQAVQSSPKSGLSKKRIKNSPNSLSPENGLSSLKPDNSQSPENGLSKKSRSYAGVRNSDCNVRSFTHSVNKKTYVPCGEQFLPDDFLNALNSEDRQMLSTQMASLPETMAKALADMLREQQALGRLNNPVGWMFSMLRRARSGELKISEDTATASSGGTISRPVESRTVPTADVPVQPAKRPSQGQVRAMIAAIRQQVQK, via the coding sequence ATGACCATTCCGGCAGACAGCATAGTTGCTCATACACTGTCCAGGATGCAGCGTAGTCTCGAACGGCGTACAGACACTGGTGATGTCGGTCAGGAGCGCAGCGGGCTTCTTTTTATGGGAAATGTACATGATGCGTTTCCCCGACAGCTGTTTCTGGATACCCGTCTTTCGCCACTGGATAAAACCGCCTGGGTGATGATCCGGTTGTATGCACAGCAGAATGAAGGTGCTGTTTTCCCGACTTATGATGAGCTCCAGGTTCAACTGGCGTCGGCACATTCAGAGAAGGCCTCCAGAGATACGGTCAGCCGCGTTCTGCTGATGCTGCGTCTTACAGGCTGGCTCAGCCTGTGTAAGCGTGTTCGCGACGACCATGGTCGTGTGCGAGGCAATATCTATGCACAGCATGATGAGCCGCTGGGCTACCGTGATGCTGAGACTTTTGATCCGGGCTGGCTGACCCTTGTTGAAGAGAGTTGCCTGAGCAGGAATAAAGCCGTCCGTATGACGGCGCTGGCTGTAGTCAATGACATCCTTCATGATCCGGGAATGCGCCACCGTCACAGCCGCCTGGCCATTATTGAGAGCCGACTAAGTGCACCTGCCACACCAGAACAAATGGCTCGTCAGCGACAGGCTGTGCAATCGAGTCCGAAATCAGGACTCAGTAAAAAACGCATAAAAAACAGCCCGAATTCACTGAGTCCGGAAAACGGACTCAGTTCCCTTAAACCTGATAATTCACAGAGTCCGGAAAATGGACTCAGTAAAAAATCAAGGAGTTACGCCGGAGTCCGAAATTCGGACTGTAACGTACGTTCTTTCACACACAGTGTGAATAAAAAAACGTACGTACCGTGTGGTGAGCAATTCCTGCCAGATGATTTTCTGAACGCTCTGAACAGTGAAGACAGGCAGATGCTGAGTACGCAGATGGCTTCGCTTCCGGAGACAATGGCAAAAGCCCTTGCTGACATGCTGCGTGAACAACAGGCCCTTGGAAGGCTCAACAATCCGGTGGGCTGGATGTTCTCTATGCTTCGCAGGGCGCGAAGTGGTGAGCTGAAAATTTCAGAGGATACGGCGACTGCCAGTTCTGGTGGAACAATTTCCCGCCCGGTTGAATCACGTACTGTACCCACAGCCGACGTCCCTGTTCAACCTGCGAAACGCCCGTCTCAGGGGCAGGTAAGGGCGATGATTGCGGCTATTCGGCAACAGGTCCAGAAATGA
- a CDS encoding ParE family toxin-like protein, with protein MQMTDFSSRQYVSPSVRRRAQRLFSAVCCGEKVFRRLTMNGYLKIDVGPFWRILSKDGGKHWWLMDHETYNREIRR; from the coding sequence ATGCAGATGACCGACTTTTCTTCACGTCAGTACGTTTCCCCCTCGGTTCGTCGCAGGGCGCAACGGCTGTTCAGCGCAGTGTGCTGCGGTGAGAAGGTGTTCCGTCGGTTGACGATGAACGGCTATCTCAAGATAGATGTTGGGCCGTTCTGGCGCATCCTCAGTAAGGATGGAGGTAAACACTGGTGGCTGATGGATCATGAGACCTATAACCGTGAAATACGGCGGTAA
- a CDS encoding DUF2857 domain-containing protein — protein MSQHNLSQATTAILSSLLMDVKNGNIRRCESLGMSLEEIRALSQLSLDELHYLSQSHVSVLDVSLNHENFWLMLNQARNEQKRMLMIDRALELGGSMELIDKYFGLSPSEVSARRRLMGIESRQGRTQSLTEPQDSALWIEWKAAGLSSPDSHQALEAMMLAAEQHGLSLTAVWSRVCQWCRETTPSRKSESQQRKEA, from the coding sequence ATGAGCCAGCACAACCTTTCACAGGCCACCACGGCCATCCTTTCATCACTGCTGATGGATGTTAAAAACGGCAATATCCGCCGCTGTGAGTCGCTGGGAATGTCACTCGAGGAGATACGCGCACTGAGTCAGCTGAGCCTTGATGAGCTGCATTATTTGAGCCAGTCACACGTTTCTGTGCTTGATGTTAGCCTGAATCACGAAAATTTTTGGCTGATGCTCAACCAGGCACGTAATGAGCAGAAACGAATGCTGATGATAGACCGGGCGCTTGAGCTTGGCGGTTCAATGGAACTGATTGATAAATACTTCGGCCTGTCTCCATCAGAGGTTAGCGCACGGCGTCGTCTGATGGGGATAGAGTCTCGCCAGGGCCGCACACAGTCTCTGACGGAGCCACAGGATTCGGCACTATGGATCGAGTGGAAGGCTGCCGGGCTATCATCCCCGGACTCTCATCAGGCTCTGGAAGCGATGATGCTTGCCGCTGAGCAGCATGGCCTGTCACTGACCGCAGTCTGGAGCAGGGTCTGCCAGTGGTGCCGGGAGACAACTCCATCCCGCAAGAGTGAATCACAACAGCGCAAGGAAGCATGA